From Bradysia coprophila strain Holo2 chromosome IV unlocalized genomic scaffold, BU_Bcop_v1 contig_5, whole genome shotgun sequence, one genomic window encodes:
- the LOC119071526 gene encoding mediator of RNA polymerase II transcription subunit 1 isoform X1, whose amino-acid sequence MTSKINGGAQPQTKKWQMELLMERIRSKSTQHKTFQEISRNLRISMLGKQYALDAVEKSNLQKCLDSMQHCIKVTTRQGLVERLESLSRQLGLKFTDDTSVLFISSDMFYLEIKLDANGTVVDVKVHHECKIEQPCTELINCLVKGDFADFTTQLEGLSSIYQLNAEVKIKSKAFVALQALETDLVTLSKQQFSMQYFKDPSSLLLQCDVGIMQARKGGHPTKLTYFVSPYELLDLESKTMSRLTVDLISSKSIGFSVTVLLEGSAAHKLQIQPLITATTDQNGRVSCTSQPLGPVNSIMLPANFVLKLNKPMPLAVSIIQKIQQATDIPFGDLNTAMPILSLITQQNSDGQFTSATKGLFVSLPDQNHCYFLTENANLQGVVVSSVPFTEPSQVPLIIKLLRKQALFNTLISSCIRVSNNKQDIENTTMFEVSALSYQHVSIALEHPFEESMATVEFNMNDNSEIECKIYSINVSYETIALKLSKILEKCMSIPITLRALIKCWEQEKNAQRNLDNGNFNTPSGPNDATGRNEDFRDMKSKNDRSGINGSGIFPSGGSSNTNGGTGGFSEHTMFSGGNSDSILHHEPPYSDGDMSKRQRTEDFWKNPKSEILSSDMLEHQSSDSSDSNSLGTTSAMSEAGVATPSSNASFATESGSDPISIENATSDSQKACLDDDASEMRDLIDSDKRKLKKAAKDSRSDGQGDENKGNLPPSVSITPITTTSGFNSVLTGLERRLGIEIIPISSTPPPNIKSSITITPISSTKGGSGEKPAANVSKRSDDRAKVDKKKKRKRDDSPMGPPEKMPFKQDPLSRPVSVSIKTTDGAPLSPSGLLRKFSSSPVPGKNSASGGGGSKPSPKHSPAHHSSPKHQDLSSPKNHQYGTSSPKHPASGGSGKPSMSALKSAANSPNSKTDKTSSKLTSNRDGAAREKERSQKSSSANSPKLIKSSVKLKQIDLTSALLPSSDALLDASSSSQDSNKSSGNPAKIRKGSLSAVIDKLKSAQHIPADELMAQSKSTPTSLSNSFPSGANSISNAKEKTNFVQSNVSSSGNSSEYMVKPSSDGIKLTINKTRTKDSSSPSHSTSSSSSRHSPGSNSGSNSPKTGLKPGVNSGPASKKPQNQSSLAQNNNKIATGTNATVAKPGFQRSSSSGNLNSCKSSSSSITKGSGSSSQDSFSKKDKARPHSKGTGDRQNVPMDVMKMLNFGSVTPIDGLAKPFDTKFQIPKLSAQKKDQTHLNSTAPSSSSIQLSSLMSSQTQSGCTSLTPNSGGNASKMLSDFFSGKDKYPYSLSKYSADLANVNQMNLPYPLTNLKMGIRSSTSPKYLSDMHTNKEMNLFKSSSSDSVSSVPKDFRDKQFSTSNPSTPTNTIAPPFPSPGIHHRSLENSPSHPSSESPKLGNFPINQSMRPPSAPPNVSSTHDSIKPSENALDFSSPKSEQIKLLEQRTCMQTLPIHKSNAPSVQLHIVKSPVPSPMVPHSSSPCIDDELMDEASLVGIGSK is encoded by the exons ATGACGTCTAAAATTAATG GTGGTGCACAGCCACAAACTAAAAAATGGCAAATGGAGTTGTTGATGGAACGGATCCGCTCCAAGTCCACTCAACACAAGACGTTCCAAGAGATTTCCAGAAATCTTCGAATTTCCATGCTGGGTAAACAATACGCTTTGGACGCGGTCGAGAAGTcaaatttacagaaatgtCTGGACAGTATGCAGCACTGCATTAAG GTGACTACCAGACAAGGTCTTGTTGAGCGATTGGAAAGTTTGTCGCGACAGTTGGGATTGAAATTCACAGACGACACGTCGGTGCTATTCATTTCGTCGGACAtgttttatttggaaattaaattggatGCGAATGGGACCGTTGTGGATGTGAAGGTGCATCACGAATGCAAAATTGAGCAACCATGCACCGAACTGATAAATTGTCTGGTCAAAGGCGATTTTGCCGATTTTACCACACAACTGGAAG GTCTGAGCTCTATCTACCAATTGAACGCagaagttaaaataaaaagcaaGGCGTTTGTCGCGTTGCAGGCGCTAGAAACCGATCTGGTCACACTGTCCAAGCAACAGTTTTCGATGCAATACTTCAAGGACCCCAGTTCGCTTCTATTGCAATGCGATGTGGGCATAATGCAAGCACGCAAAGGTGGCCATCCGACCAAGCTCACCTATTTCGTGTCGCCGTACGAACTGCTCGATCTGGAGTCGAAGACTATGTCCCGACTGACGGTCGATTTAATCAGCTCAAAATCGATCGGATTTAGTGTCACAGTGCTTTTGGAAGGATCAGCAGCACACAAACTACAAATTCAACCGTTGATAACGGCCACAACCGATCAAAACGGTCGAGTTTCATGCACTTCACAACCGTTGGGACCGGTAAATTCAATCATGTTGCCGGCCAATTTCGTTCTGAAATTGAACAAACCGATGCCGTTAGCCGTGTCGATCATTCAGAAAATCCAACAAGCCACTGACATTCCGTTCGGCGATTTGAACACAGCGATGCCCATTCTGTCGCTAATTACGCAACAAAATTCGGATGGACAATTTACCAGCGCTACGAAGGGATTGTTCGTCTCGTTGCCCGATCAGAATCATTGCTATTTCTTGACCGAAAATGCCAATTTGCAG GGAGTCGTTGTGTCGAGTGTTCCGTTCACTGAGCCGTCACAAGTTCCATTGATCATCAAACTGTTACGCAAACAGGCACTGTTCAATACGCTGATTTCGAGCTGCATACGCGTGTCGAACAACAAGCAAG ACATTGAAAATACAACAATGTTCGAGGTGAGCGCCCTATCGTATCAGCACGTCTCCATAGCCTTGGAACATCCGTTCGAAGAATCAATGGCAACCGTCGAATTCAACATGAACGACAATTCGGAAATCGAATGCAAAATCTATTCGATCAACGTCAGCTACGAAACCATTGCGCTGAAACTGTCCAAAATACTGGAGAAGTGTATGTCCATTCCAATCACATTGCGAGCGTTGATCAAGTGTTGGGAACAGGAGAAAAATGCGCAACGCAACCTGGACAACGGCAATTTTAACACGCCTTCCGGACCGAACGATGCGACGGGCCGAAACGAAGATTTTCGGGATATGAAGTCGAAGAACGACCGTAGCGGAATAAATGGAAGTGGCATATTCCCTTCCGGAGGCAGTAGCAATACGAACGGTGGTACTGGTGGCTTTTCGGAACACACAATGTTTTCCGGAGGCAACAGCGATTCCATATTACATCACGAGCCGCCGTACAGTGACGGTGACATGTCAAAGAGACAAAGAACGGAGGATTTTTGGAAGAACCCAAAGAGCGAAATTTTAAGTAGCGATATGTTGGAACATCAATCGAGCGACAGTAGCGACTCCAACTCTTTGGGTACAACGTCTGCAATGTCAGAGGCTGGAGTTGCTACACCTAGTTCCAATGCAAGCTTTGCTACAGAAAGTGGGAGCGATCCCATTAGTATCGAGAATGCTACATCTGATTCGCAAAAGGCCTGCCTTGACGATGATGCATCGGAAATGCGAGATCTGATTGACTCCgataaacgaaaattgaaaaaagcgGCCAAAGACTCAAGGTCCGATGGGCAAGGTGACGAGAACAAGGGAAATTTGCCACCGTCGGTGAGCATAACGCCGATCACGACCACTTCAGGTTTCAATTCAGTGTTAACGGGTCTGGAACGTAGGCTTGGAATCGAAATAATTCCAATTTCATCAACGCCTCCGCCGAATATCAAGTCGTCCATCACAATAACTCCGATAAGTTCAACGAAAGGTGGCTCCGGAGAAAAGCCAGCTGCCAATGTTAGTAAGCGATCAGATGACCGGGCAAAGGTTgacaagaaaaagaaacgaaaaaggGACGACAGCCCAATGGGTCCACCAGAAAAAATGCCTTTCAAGCAAGATCCACTTTCGAGACCGGTTAGTGTTAGTATTAAGACCACTGATGGCGCTCCACTATCGCCGTCGGGTTTGCTGCGTAAATTTTCCAGTTCTCCGGTTCCGGGGAAAAATTCTGCTTCTGGTGGTGGCGGTAGTAAACCGAGTCCAAAACACTCGCCTGCACATCACAGTAGTCCGAAACATCAAGATTTGTCGAGCCCGAAGAATCATCAATACGGAACATCATCACCGAAGCATCCAGCTTCTGGCGGTTCCGGAAAGCCGAGTATGTCGGCATTAAAATCGGCCGCTAATTCTCCGAATTCTAAAACTGACAAGACATCCTCGAAATTGACATCGAACCGTGATGGTGCAGCTCGCGAAAAAGAACGATCTCAGAAATCATCGTCGGCCAACAGTCCAAAACTTATAAAATCTTCGgtgaaattgaaacaaattgacCTGACTTCTGCACTGCTACCATCATCGGATGCTCTATTAGACGCGTCTTCATCGAGTCAGGATTCAAATAAATCATCGGGCAATCCAGCCAAAATCAGAAAAGGCTCTCTAAGTGCAGTGATCGACAAATTAAAATCGGCCCAGCATATTCCCGCCGATGAGCTGATGGCTCAATCCAAATCCACGCCAACTTCGTTGAGTAATTCATTTCCGAGTGGAGCCAATTCGATCAGCAATGCGAAGGAAAAGACGAATTTCGTACAGTCCAACGTCAGCAGTTCCGGCAATAGCAGCGAATACATGGTAAAACCCAGCTCGGACGGCATAAAACTCACGATCAACAAAACGCGAACAAAGGACTCGTCATCACCATCACACAGCACATCATCGTCGTCTTCTAGACATTCACCCGGTTCGAATAGCGGTTCAAATTCACCGAAAACTGGTCTTAAACCCGGTGTCAACTCGGGACCGGCATCGAAAAAGCCACAAAATCAATCGTCTTTGgctcaaaataataataaaattgcgaCTGGAACAAATGCAACCGTTGCCAAGCCGGGTTTTCAGCGATCAAGCTCGTCGGGAAATTTGAACTCTTGCAAATCGTCTTCGTCGAGCATAACGAAGGGATCGGGTTCGAGTAGCCAAGACTCGTTTTCAAAAAAGGACAAAGCTCGACCACACTCTAAAG gCACTGGTGATCGTCAGAATGTTCCAATGGAtgtgatgaaaatgttaaatttcggATCGGTGACCCCGATTGACGGCCTAGCAAAACCATTCGAcacgaaatttcaaattcccAAGCTGTCGGCTCAAAAGAAAGATCAAACACATCTCAATTCTACAGCACCATCATCGTCAAGCATTCAATTGTCCAGTCTAATGTCGTCGCAAACGCAAAGTGGATGCACATCGTTGACACCAAACAGCGGCGGAAATGCTTCGAAAATGTTGTCGGACTTCTTTTCGGGTAAAGACAAGTATCCGTACTCGCTTAGCAAATACTCGGCCGATCTGGCCAATgtaaatcaaatgaatttaccGTATCCGTTGACCAATCTGAAAATGGGCATACGTTCGTCCACCTCACCCAAATACCTGTCCGATATGCATACGaacaaagaaatgaatttattcaaatcgTCCTCCTCCGATTCGGTATCGAGTGTACCGAAAGACTTCCGcgacaaacaattttccacCTCCAATCCATCAACTCCCACCAATACCATCGCTCCACCATTTCCATCGCCCGGCATTCATCATCGTTCGCTGGAAAATTCCCCGTCCCATCCGTCATCAGAATCACCAAAATTGGGCAATTTCCCAATCAATCAATCGATGCGTCCTCCATCTGCACCGCCAAACGTCTCCTCCACTCACGATTCAATCAAACCGAGTGAAAATGCGTTGGACTTTTCCAGTCCGAAGTccgaacaaataaaattactgGAACAACGGACATGCATGCAAACGCTTCCCATACACAAGAGCAATGCACCGTCGGTACAGTTGCACATTGTTAAGTCTCCGGTTCCATCGCCAATGGTTCCGCATTCGTCATCACCTTGTATCGATGATGAATTGATGGACGAGGCGTCCTTGGTCGGCATTGGCAGCAAATGA